CGCCCGCGTAGCGCGGCTCGTTCAGCACGAAATCCGGATTGACCGGGCGCTTGCTGTTGTCCATGCCCGGCTCGCCGTGGTCGAGATAGCGCCACTCGTCGAACAGGTTGGGGCCGAAGCCGGTGCGGCGGATCGACTTGAGGAATTGCTTCGGAATGATGGCGTCGGTGTCGACGTTGGCCCGGTCCAGCGGGACCACCAGTCCTTCGTGTACGGTGAATTTATCCATAATGCTGCCTTGTTATTTGCCTCCGCAGGGGCCAGAGCCCGAAGTCGGCGGCATGTGCACGTCAATTATTTTCCGCCGGCGCCCGTGATCACCTGGCCGACCTTCTGCACGTCCTTGCCGACGCCGGAGATGGTGTTGCAGCCGGTGACGGCGATTGCGATCAGTGCGAGAGCGATGATTTTCTTCATTTGCAAGCTGTAGTCAGCGGGGGTCGGAGCACACCCGAGAAATCCGTGCTCCGACCCCGAATTATCAGATTAGATTTTACGTACATCCACGAAGTGACCCGCGATACCTGCCGCCGCGGCCATCGCCGGCGACACCAGGTGCGTGCGCCCGCCCTGGCCCTGGCGGCCTTCGAAGTTGCGGTTCGACGTCGACGCGCAGCGCTCGCCCGGTTCCAGGCGGTCGGCGTTCATCGCCAGGCACATCGAGCAGCCCGGCTCGCGCCATTCGAAACCGGCGGCCTTGAAAATCTGGTCCAGGCCTTCGCGTTCCGCCTGTTCCTTCACGAGGCCGGAGCCCGGCACCACCATCGCCAGCTTGACGTTCGAGGCGCGCTGGCGGCCGCGCACGACGGCGGCCGCGGCGCGCAGATCCTCGATGCGCGAGTTGGTGCAGGAACCGATGAACACCTTGTCGATACGGATGTCTTCCATCGCGGTGTTCGGCTTCAGGTCCATGTAGACCAGGGCCTTTTCCATCGCGTCGCGCTTGACCGGATCCTTTTCCTTGTCCGGATCGGGCACGCGGCCGTCGATCGTCGTGACCTGCTCGGGCGACGTGCCCCAGGTCACCTGCGGACGGATCTCCGCGGCGTTCAGCTGCACGACCAGGTCGAACTTCGCGCCCGGGTCCGAGTGCAGCGTGCGCCAGTAGGCGACGGCCTGTTCCCACTGAGGGCCGACGGGCGCGAACGGACGGCCCTTGACGTAGTCGATCGTCGTGTCGTCGACGGCGACCATGCCGGCGCGCGCGCCCGCTTCGATCGCCATGTTACAGACGGTCATGCGGCCTTCCATCGACAGCGAGCGGATCGTCGAGCCGCCGAATTCGATGGCATAGCCCGTGCCGCCGGCCGTGCCGATCTTGCCGATCACGGCCAGCACGATGTCCTTGGCGGTCACGCCCGGCGGCAGGTCGCCGTCGACCTGCACCAGCATCGCCTTGGATTTCTTCGCGAGCAGCGTCTGCGTGGCCAGCACGTGCTCGACTTCCGACGTGCCGATGCCGTGCGCCAGCGCGCCGAACGCGCCGTGCGTCGACGTGTGCGAATCGCCGCAGACGACGGTCATGCCCGGCAGGGTCGCGCCCTGCTCCGGGCCGATCACGTGCACGATGCCCTGGCGCTTGTCGTTCATGTTGAAGTACGTGAGGCCGAAGGACTTGGCGTTGCTGTCCAGCGTCTCGACCTGCAGGCGCGAAGTCGGATCGGCGATGCCGTGCGAGCGGTCGGTAGTCGGCACGTTGTGGTCGGCTACGGCAAGATTGGCCGAAGTGCGCCATAGCGGACGGTGCGCTTCGCGCAGGCCTTCGAACGCCTGAGGGCTGGTGACTTCGTGGACCAGGTGACGGTCGATATACAGCACGGTGGTGCCATCCGCATCGGCACGCACGACATGCGAATCCCAAAGTTTGTCGTAGAGCGTTTTTAACATGTTAAATCCAGTGAAACGACCGCTACATGCGGGCATGGTCTTTGATTATGCCATATTTGTGCAATGCGGAAGCAAGGTCCTTCGAGCACGATTATGCCAATGAACTCATCCATATAAAAATTTTATTAGGATGGAAAATCAAGATCACAAATAAAAAAAGCCTGCGCATTTCCTGCGCAGGCTTTTCGTAGCTTTGTAGCAAAAATGACGCAACCGCTTTTATGCCCCTTTATGCAGCCAGACGCACCGTCGAGCGGCAACCGTCCATCAGGAACGACAGGCCGACGACCAGCACCAGTGAACCTTCGGCCGAACGCGCGGTGCCGGTGATGCCTTCGACGTTCAGCGCCGTCATCGGCTTGATCACCAGGTCGGCCGTGCCGTCGACGGCTTCCACCGCGATGATGTACGGCTGCGGGGCGTTGATGACGATGCCAACGCGCTCCACGCATGCCTCGTAGCCGAGCGACAGCGCCAGCGAACGCACCGGCAGCGGACGGCCCTGGTCTTTCAGCACCGGGGCGCCGCCGACCTGCATGAAGGTCTCCGGCAGCTCGACGACGCGTTCGACGACGGCCATCGGCAGCGCCAGCTGCGCGCCCGACGTCGACACGAGCATGGTCGGGACGATCGACAGTTCGATCGGCAGGCGGATCGAGAACTTCGTGCCCTTGCCCAGGTTCGAGTCGATGCGGATCGCGCCGCGGTTTTTCTCGACGGCCGTCTTGACCACGTCCATGCCCACGCCGCGGCCCGAGACCGACGACGCCACTTCCTTGGTCGAGAAGCCCGGCAGGAACACGAGCTGGTACGCCTCGTCGTCGCTGGTGGCCTGGTTGTCGGAGATGAGGCCCTTTTCGATCGCCTTCTTGCGCAGCTTGGCCGGGTCCATGCCGCGTCCGTCGTCCTGCAGCACGATCATGACGCTGTTCGCTTCCTGCCACGCTTTCAGCAGGATGAACGCCTTGGCCGGCTTGCCGCCCGCGACGCGGTCTTCCGGCGATTCGACGCCGTGGTCCAGCGCGTTGCGCAGCATGTGGACGAGCGGGTCGTACAGGCTGTCCACGACGACGCGGTCGACTTCCGTCTCGGCGCCTTCGATGGTCAGCTCGACGTCCTTGCCGAGGTCCTTCGCCAGTTCGCGCACGAGGCGCGGGAATTTCTGGAACAGGCGGCCGACCGGCTGCATGCGGGTGGCCAGCGTGGCGCGCTGCAGCTCGGCCGAGTAGCGCGAGGCGCGTTCCAGCGTCTCGGTCAGGGTCGCCATCAGCGTGGCGGCCTGGCCCTCGAACTTGAACTGCGACAGGCGCTCCAGCAGCACGGCGGCCTGGTTCGCGGCCTGCACGGATTCACCGGCCACTTCCAGCAGCGCGTCCAGCTTGACCGCGTCGATACGGATGCTCTCGTCCTTCGCGGGACCGGTGCTGGCCGGCTTGGGCTCGTTGCGGCGCTCGATGCCGTCCCAGCCCGGCTTGCCCGATGCCGCAGCTTCGGCGGGCGCCGCCTGTACGGGCGCGACCGCCGGGGCGGCTGCCTCGACGGCTGCGACCGGCGCAGTGTCCGGCGTGTAGGTGCCCGGCGGGACGACCGCCATGAACATCGCTTCCCAGTCGAGACCGTCGGCGCCCGGCGCAGCCGGTGCCGCGACCGGCGCGGCGACAGCCACCGGTGCCGGCGCAGCCGCGACCGGCGCGGGCGCCGGTGCGGCCTTGGGCGCAGGCGCGGCCTTCGGTGCGGCATCGTTGCCGGCGATGGCATCCTTGAGCATGCGCTCGAGGTCCGCCGGCATCTGCGGCAGCTGGTCCGGCGTGGCACCGTTGTTCAGGTCGCTCAGCTGGTCCGCCACGAAGCCGGACGCCTGCAGCGACGCTTCGATCGCGGCGGGCGTGACGGGCGCCGCGCCGGTGCGCAGCGCGTCGAACAGGTTTTCCGTCAGGTGGCAGGCCGCGACGAGCGCCGGCAACCCCATGAAGCCCGCGCCACCCTTGATGGTGTGGAACGAACGGAAGACCGCGTTCAGCGTTTCCTTGTTGTCCGGATCGCGTTCGAGGTGCAGCAGATGCTCTTCGACATTCGCTGCAAGATCCATCGCCTCGACGACGAAATCCTTGAGCATTTCATCCATTAGAATCCCAGATCGGCAAGAAGATCATCGACACTGTCCTGGTCGAGCGCCGCGGACGGCACCGACGGACCCTGCATGAGCGGCTGTGGCTGTTCCTGCGCGGCGGCCTGCTGCTTCTGCGCCAGCTTTTCCTTGACGTCCGGCGGCGCGCTGTCCTTGAGCAGCTGGGTCAGCTCGTTCTCGACCGTCTTGGTAATGATGACCACTTTCTTGATCAGCTGACCGGTGATGTCCTGGAAATCCTGGGCCATCATGATCTCGAGCAGGCGCGCCTTCTCGGCTTCCGTCGCTTCCGACACCAGCTGGGCGAACTGCTTCGAATCGCCGGCCAGGGCCTTGAATTGTTCGATCGAGAGCTTGCCCGCGAACAGGTCGTCCCAGCGGTTTTCCATGTCCTTGGCCTGCTTGGACAGCAAATCCTGGGCCGGCATGCCGTCGTCCAGGGTGTTCAGCACCTTGTTGGCGGCCTGTTCGGTCAGGCTGGCGACGTATTCCAGGCGGTCCTGCGCGTCCACGATCTGGGACGATGCCTCGGTCAGCGCCTTGTCGTAGCCCAGTTCGCGCAGCGAGTCATGCAACAGGCGCACGATGCCGCCCAGGCGCTCGTACATGCCTTTTTCCTCGCCGGCCTCTGCCGGGGCGGCGGCCGGTGCAGCCGGGGCGGACACGACGGCCGGAGCCGGGGCGCTGGTGGCCGCGACCTGGTCGAACAAGGCTTCCAGGTCGTCGGAATCGCCGCTGTCGCCGCCGGCTGCGGGTTCGGGCGCTGCTGCGGGCGTCGGAGCGGCTGCGGGTGCGCTGGCACGCTGCGCTGCCACTTCCTCGAATAATGCGTCGAAATCGTCAGCGGCGTCGGTCATAGTCCCTGCTTCTCCATAATTTAAATGTCGCGATGATCTTTGCTGTGTGCGGTACGGCTGCCGTCGGTATGTTGACGGTACAAATTTCCGACGAGTGTATCAGTGTGGTTGCCGTAGGTAAATCTTCTGAAATGCCCGCGTTGCCGATTGGTGAGTAATCTTGGCCTGTTGACAATCTTTTACAGCCATTTCTGAATATTTTCGCAAAGCATCTGTTGTATTTTTTTATCGCGGAGGCATTTGTGACAACCGGTATTTGTCCGCGGGCTGCCGAGCACATCGCTGAGCAAGATCAATCATTTACGTTCTGCCAAGAGGTGAAACGCGAACTACAATGAGGGAGTAGCGTGACGTGAGGGAGGGCTCACCATGTACCAGAAGATTCTGATCACCACCGACGGCTCCACCGTATCGCAGCACACGGCCTGCGCCGGCGTCAAATTCGCACAACAGATGGGGGCCGAAGTGCTCGCCCTGTTCGTCGCGCCCGAGTACCAGTACCCAGTCTACGTCGAGATCGTGCCGCCCGCCTACCCGAGCGAGGAGGAATACGTCGAACAGATGCAGCGGCTGGGCCTGGAATACATGGGCTCGATCATGCGCTCGGCGGAAGGTTGCAGCCTCAAGCATGCATGCATGACGGCGTTTTCCGACTCGCCGGCACTCAAGATCGTCGACGTGGCGGAACAGCAACACTGCGACTTGATTTTCATGGGTTCGCACGGCCGCAGCGGCTGGGGGCAATTGTTGCTAGGTAGCGTGACCAATAAGGTGCTGTCGCATACCAGCAAGCCCGTGCTGGTGCACCGGCTGATCCGGGAGCCCGGCACCTGAACGGTTTACCGGAAGTCGCGTCACCGCGATATCGGACAGTAGGCATTGTCCCAAAAAAAGCAACGGCAGTGTTGCTGCTGTGATATCTTTTTACCTTCCATTTTACAATTGATCCCTTGGGGACATCATATGATTCGCATTGTCATCGCCGACGACCACACGATCATGCGCGAAGGTCTCAAGCGTATTCTCGACGGGGCGCTCGACATCGAGATCGTGGGCGAGGCCATCAACGGTTTCGAAGTGCTGTCGCTGGTGCGCCAGGGCGGCTTCGACCTGCTGCTGCTGGACCTGTCCATGCCGGGGCGCAGCGGCGTCGACCTGATCCGCCAGGTGCGCAGCGAGGCGCCCAAGCTCGCCATCCTGATCCTGACGATGCACGAGGAAGAGCAGTACGCCGTGCGCGCCATCCGGGCGGGCGCCCAGGGCTACCTCACCAAGGAAAGCGCGGGCACGCAGCTCGTCGGCGCGATCCGCAAGGTGGCGTCGGGCCGGCCCTACATCAGCACGGAAGTGGCCGAACAGCTGGCGCTGAACATCATGGCGCCGAACGAACAGCTACTGCACAAGCAACTCTCGGATCGTGAATTCGAAGTATTCTCCCTGCTCGTGGGCGGCAAATCGATCACCGAGATCGCCAACAACCTGCACCTGTCCGTCAAGACGGTCAGCACCCACAAAACCCGCATCATGCAGAAAATGGGCATGACCTCGCTGTCGGAAATGGTCCAGTACGCGGTTGCGCACCGTCTGCTCGCACCGATGAAAGCCTGACAGCGCGCCACGCGAGATAAAAACCATTTCATAAAAGCCATTTCAACGACACTATTTGTGCCCTGCCAAAGGAATAATTTTTAATGCGCAGGGCAGCGCTCTTCCTCGGATCCTACCCCGCGTTTCATTCGTAATTCCCCCTGGTGGTTCGGTCAACGGTAAGAAAATTCCTACAGCCTGACGCCCCCTCCTACTGCACATTCAGCCGTTGCTGATATTAATGCCGGACTCGTGTTGGCATACTGACTTCAGCGTTTCGACTTGCCTGCGGTCTATATCCGTGTCCAGTCAGCTTCGTGCCCCGACACCGCACCGGCATCACCGGATCGCAACTTGCTTCTTTGAAATCCTAAACCTGGAGATGAGTATGCAGTCCCAGCTAACTTCAGAACAACGTAACGCCTCCCCGTCGACCCTGCACTCGTCACAGATGGAAGCCGGACGCCAGCGCCAGGGCCGTCTCTGGTCGAACTTGAAAGAGGTCTGCGACCTGCTCCACATCCCGGCCGCCGTATCGATGAACACGGAAGAACTGTTGTTCCAGCACGTGCAATTCAAGACCGGCCAACGGGTACACACGATCGGGCAGGCGTTCGACACGCTGTACATTGTCAATTCCGGCTTCCTCAAAACCGTGCTGATCGACGAATTCGGCAACGAGCAGGTGCTCAGCTTCCCGATGAAGGGGGACATGCTCGGCGTCGACGGCATCCACACCCGCCATTACGCATCGGAAGCGGTCGCCCTGTCCGACTGCGACCTGATCCTGGTCCCGTTCAAGAAACTCACGGCCCTCGGCCGCGTGCATGCCGAACTCGAGAACCTGATGTACGGCGTGATGAGCCGCGAACTGGTGCGCGAACAGGCCATGATCGGCATGCTGGGCGCCCTGTCCGCCGAAGCCCGCGTGGCCCGCTTCCTGATCTCGCTGGCGGACCGCTTCGCCGCGATGGGCTATTCGAGCAAGCTGTTCAACCTGCGCATGACGCGCCATGAAATCGGCAGCTATCTCGGCCTGACGCTCGAGACGGTGAGCCGTACCTTGTCCGCTTTCAATGAAATCGGCCTGATCACGGTCGACCAGCGCACCATCGGCATCAAAGATCCGGAAGCCCTCAAAACCCTGCGCCGCCTGCCGCCGTCGCGCTCGCGCGCCAAGCAAAACGCCAAGCACAAGGCCGAAACAGATGCCTCCGGCGATGGCCAGGTGCTGGCCACCGTGTGAGCTTTCGCCTGTCGATTCCTGTCGTCGAATGAAAAAAGCCGGTTCCGGGGTGGAAGCCGGCTTTCTGTTTTCGAGCGCGGGAGTCAGTCGCGGATCAGCACGCCATCGCTGACCTTCACCCGGTCACCGACGCGGAAGCCCGGATTATTTTCATACGGAATCGTCTGCGTGGCGCCGTTCGGGTAGCGCACGACGATTTCATAGCGCTGGCTGGCGCGTGCGTTGCGCTCGATCTCGCGGCCCGCGATCGCACCGCCCACGGCGCCGGCCACGGTGGCCGCCGTGCGCCCGCTGCCGCTGCCGACCTGGTTGCCCAGCAAGCCGCCCACGACGGCGCCCGCGCCGGTCCCCAGATAGCTGCCGTCGCCGCTCACCTGCACCACGTTGACGGCTTCCACCGTCGCGCAATTCGTGCAGTAGCGTGCCACGCGCGGCTGGCTGCCCGGCGGGTTGATGCCCTGGCCATTGCCGCCCGCCACCAGCGGCTGACCCAGCGTGGCGACCGAGTAACGGCCGTTGGCGCGGATCGTGGCCGTCACGGCGGCGTCCGGCGCGATGCGGTCGTCGCGGCGGATCGTGTACAGGCCGCTGTACTCACCCGGCCGTACCTCCGGCAGGAAGAAGATGCCGCGCGAACCGGCGATCTGCACCTCGACCTTGGCGCCCGGCGTGCCGTGCACCGTGAACTTCAGCTCGTTGCCCGGACCGAGGTCGTCGCTGCCGCGCACGTCGAAACGGTCGACGTGCGGCATGGCGGACGCCGTGCGGTCGTTACGGTCGTCATCGCGGCCGGGACCGCGCACGATCGATTCGGCCAGCAGCCGCGTCGTCACCATATCGTTCACGCGCAGGTTGGCGGTGACGGCGCTGGACGGCCCGATACGGTCGTGCGTACCGATCGTGTACGTGCCCTGGTAGGTGCCGGGCGACGTTTCCGTCAGCGTCAGGTTGCGCGTGGCGCCGTCGATGCGCAGCGTGGCATAGCCGCCCGGCGTGCCGTACAGGTCGAAGTTCAATTCGGTGCCGGGTTCCAGGCGCCGCACTTCGTCCACGTTGAAACCGTCGATGCGGGGCGCCAGACGTGCCGCGCGCGGGTGGTCCTCCGCGAGCACGGGCGTCGTCACGGTCATCGAGAGCAGAGGCAGCGCGGCCACCACGGCCGCGGCCAATGTCTGTCGGGTTGTTGCCATGGGGTCCTCCGACTTCGTCTTGTTGTCGATATGACCAGCTTACGCCTGGCCCCAGCCGGGCTCGGTGCGTTAGCGAACCTATCTCGGTAGGCAGACGGAACCTGATGGCGATGCGTGGCGAGCGCGGGCAAGGCGCGAGGAGGCCGCATGGTCCATCCATGCAACGACGAGCAACGCAGCACGAGCTCGTCAGGCCATCGACTACCGAGATAGGTTCGCCTTCACGCTGTGCACGGCTTCCCCGGAGGTAACGAAAATGCGGTCACCCGCTTCCGGACGGATGGCGTGCCCACCGGTAAAAGATCCGAATGATGGCAGGATCATCCGACGTGGCCCTAAGACAAAACACGGGAGGCGCAAAGCGTCAAAACGTGTCGCCAAGACATAAACTGGGTGCACATGACCCGCCAATACATAGCCAGGCGCATCCAGGTCCGGGTGATGGCAGAAGGAAAACGGGCCGACCGTGTACGGCTCGTCGACGAGGTCGATGCCGAGCACCTCGGCCGGGTCGCCCGCGTGCTTGTCGTGGTTGCCCCGCACGAGCGTCAGGATGAGGTCGCAGCGGCGGCGGCGCCACGCCAGCATCGCGGCCTGCGTGCCGGCCGCGTGCGCCGCGCGCGCGTGCAGGAAGTCGCCCAGGAACAGCACGTGGTCGGCGCCCGTCGCATCGATCAGGGCGTCGAGCGCATCGAGATTCTCGCTCGTCGTCCCGCGCGGCACGGGGATGCCGAACGAGCGGAACGCGGCCGCCTTGCCGAAGTGGATGTCGGCGATGGCCAGCAGCTTTTCGCGCGGCCACACGACGGCCTTTTGCGGCAGCAGCACCAGCTGCTCGCCGCCCACGTCGATCGAAACGCTGCCCGCGATCGTCATGCCTCGGCCGCCTTTTCCAGTTCACGCACCATGCGCGCGACGCGGTCCGCCAGCTTTTCCGTGCTGACCTTTTCGCGGAAACGCTCGACCATCAGAGGAAAGCCGAACGGCGTGGCGCGCTTG
This genomic stretch from Massilia putida harbors:
- the leuC gene encoding 3-isopropylmalate dehydratase large subunit gives rise to the protein MLKTLYDKLWDSHVVRADADGTTVLYIDRHLVHEVTSPQAFEGLREAHRPLWRTSANLAVADHNVPTTDRSHGIADPTSRLQVETLDSNAKSFGLTYFNMNDKRQGIVHVIGPEQGATLPGMTVVCGDSHTSTHGAFGALAHGIGTSEVEHVLATQTLLAKKSKAMLVQVDGDLPPGVTAKDIVLAVIGKIGTAGGTGYAIEFGGSTIRSLSMEGRMTVCNMAIEAGARAGMVAVDDTTIDYVKGRPFAPVGPQWEQAVAYWRTLHSDPGAKFDLVVQLNAAEIRPQVTWGTSPEQVTTIDGRVPDPDKEKDPVKRDAMEKALVYMDLKPNTAMEDIRIDKVFIGSCTNSRIEDLRAAAAVVRGRQRASNVKLAMVVPGSGLVKEQAEREGLDQIFKAAGFEWREPGCSMCLAMNADRLEPGERCASTSNRNFEGRQGQGGRTHLVSPAMAAAAGIAGHFVDVRKI
- a CDS encoding universal stress protein, with translation MYQKILITTDGSTVSQHTACAGVKFAQQMGAEVLALFVAPEYQYPVYVEIVPPAYPSEEEYVEQMQRLGLEYMGSIMRSAEGCSLKHACMTAFSDSPALKIVDVAEQQHCDLIFMGSHGRSGWGQLLLGSVTNKVLSHTSKPVLVHRLIREPGT
- a CDS encoding Crp/Fnr family transcriptional regulator, translating into MEAGRQRQGRLWSNLKEVCDLLHIPAAVSMNTEELLFQHVQFKTGQRVHTIGQAFDTLYIVNSGFLKTVLIDEFGNEQVLSFPMKGDMLGVDGIHTRHYASEAVALSDCDLILVPFKKLTALGRVHAELENLMYGVMSRELVREQAMIGMLGALSAEARVARFLISLADRFAAMGYSSKLFNLRMTRHEIGSYLGLTLETVSRTLSAFNEIGLITVDQRTIGIKDPEALKTLRRLPPSRSRAKQNAKHKAETDASGDGQVLATV
- the pdeM gene encoding ligase-associated DNA damage response endonuclease PdeM gives rise to the protein MTIAGSVSIDVGGEQLVLLPQKAVVWPREKLLAIADIHFGKAAAFRSFGIPVPRGTTSENLDALDALIDATGADHVLFLGDFLHARAAHAAGTQAAMLAWRRRRCDLILTLVRGNHDKHAGDPAEVLGIDLVDEPYTVGPFSFCHHPDLDAPGYVLAGHVHPVYVLATRFDALRLPCFVLGPRRMILPSFGSFTGGHAIRPEAGDRIFVTSGEAVHSVKANLSR
- a CDS encoding protein phosphatase CheZ; translated protein: MTDAADDFDALFEEVAAQRASAPAAAPTPAAAPEPAAGGDSGDSDDLEALFDQVAATSAPAPAVVSAPAAPAAAPAEAGEEKGMYERLGGIVRLLHDSLRELGYDKALTEASSQIVDAQDRLEYVASLTEQAANKVLNTLDDGMPAQDLLSKQAKDMENRWDDLFAGKLSIEQFKALAGDSKQFAQLVSEATEAEKARLLEIMMAQDFQDITGQLIKKVVIITKTVENELTQLLKDSAPPDVKEKLAQKQQAAAQEQPQPLMQGPSVPSAALDQDSVDDLLADLGF
- a CDS encoding lipoprotein; translation: MKKIIALALIAIAVTGCNTISGVGKDVQKVGQVITGAGGK
- a CDS encoding glycine zipper 2TM domain-containing protein — protein: MATTRQTLAAAVVAALPLLSMTVTTPVLAEDHPRAARLAPRIDGFNVDEVRRLEPGTELNFDLYGTPGGYATLRIDGATRNLTLTETSPGTYQGTYTIGTHDRIGPSSAVTANLRVNDMVTTRLLAESIVRGPGRDDDRNDRTASAMPHVDRFDVRGSDDLGPGNELKFTVHGTPGAKVEVQIAGSRGIFFLPEVRPGEYSGLYTIRRDDRIAPDAAVTATIRANGRYSVATLGQPLVAGGNGQGINPPGSQPRVARYCTNCATVEAVNVVQVSGDGSYLGTGAGAVVGGLLGNQVGSGSGRTAATVAGAVGGAIAGREIERNARASQRYEIVVRYPNGATQTIPYENNPGFRVGDRVKVSDGVLIRD
- a CDS encoding response regulator; this translates as MIRIVIADDHTIMREGLKRILDGALDIEIVGEAINGFEVLSLVRQGGFDLLLLDLSMPGRSGVDLIRQVRSEAPKLAILILTMHEEEQYAVRAIRAGAQGYLTKESAGTQLVGAIRKVASGRPYISTEVAEQLALNIMAPNEQLLHKQLSDREFEVFSLLVGGKSITEIANNLHLSVKTVSTHKTRIMQKMGMTSLSEMVQYAVAHRLLAPMKA
- a CDS encoding chemotaxis protein CheA; this translates as MDEMLKDFVVEAMDLAANVEEHLLHLERDPDNKETLNAVFRSFHTIKGGAGFMGLPALVAACHLTENLFDALRTGAAPVTPAAIEASLQASGFVADQLSDLNNGATPDQLPQMPADLERMLKDAIAGNDAAPKAAPAPKAAPAPAPVAAAPAPVAVAAPVAAPAAPGADGLDWEAMFMAVVPPGTYTPDTAPVAAVEAAAPAVAPVQAAPAEAAASGKPGWDGIERRNEPKPASTGPAKDESIRIDAVKLDALLEVAGESVQAANQAAVLLERLSQFKFEGQAATLMATLTETLERASRYSAELQRATLATRMQPVGRLFQKFPRLVRELAKDLGKDVELTIEGAETEVDRVVVDSLYDPLVHMLRNALDHGVESPEDRVAGGKPAKAFILLKAWQEANSVMIVLQDDGRGMDPAKLRKKAIEKGLISDNQATSDDEAYQLVFLPGFSTKEVASSVSGRGVGMDVVKTAVEKNRGAIRIDSNLGKGTKFSIRLPIELSIVPTMLVSTSGAQLALPMAVVERVVELPETFMQVGGAPVLKDQGRPLPVRSLALSLGYEACVERVGIVINAPQPYIIAVEAVDGTADLVIKPMTALNVEGITGTARSAEGSLVLVVGLSFLMDGCRSTVRLAA